One region of Desulfobacteraceae bacterium genomic DNA includes:
- a CDS encoding bifunctional 3,4-dihydroxy-2-butanone-4-phosphate synthase/GTP cyclohydrolase II → MAHLTIEAAIEAVKAGKMVILVDDEDRENEGDLMMAAEKVTPQAINFMARYGRGLICLPMTGAKLDALDLPLMVGHNTSQFKTGFTVSIEARRGVTTGISAADRAHTILTAVAGNARPEDLVRPGHVFPLRARNGGVMVRAGQTEGAVDLARLAGLKPAGVICEIMDEDGSMARMPALDKFSEAHGIGICTIADLIEYRMGTESFVRRAAESVIPTLYGGEFKIIVYENIVDNFQHIALVKGTIDPDSPVLVRVHSECFTGDILSSLRCDCGDQLHKAMAMMEEAGAGVLLYVRQEGRGIGLVNKLKAYVLQNEGFDTVEANQELGFKADLRNYGIGAQVLVDLGVRKMRLITNNPKKIVGLEGYGLSVVEQVPIEIRPNTYNRCYLECKKLKMGHLLNIDTT, encoded by the coding sequence ATGGCGCATCTAACTATCGAAGCGGCGATTGAAGCCGTCAAAGCGGGCAAAATGGTCATCCTGGTGGATGACGAAGATCGGGAGAACGAGGGCGACCTGATGATGGCCGCCGAAAAGGTGACCCCCCAGGCGATCAATTTCATGGCCCGCTACGGCCGCGGCCTGATCTGCCTGCCCATGACCGGCGCCAAGCTCGACGCGCTCGACCTGCCCCTGATGGTCGGCCACAACACCTCGCAATTCAAAACCGGGTTCACCGTCTCCATCGAGGCCCGCCGCGGAGTGACCACCGGCATTTCGGCCGCCGACCGGGCCCACACGATCCTGACGGCCGTGGCCGGCAACGCGCGCCCGGAAGACCTGGTGCGGCCGGGCCACGTTTTTCCACTGCGCGCCCGCAACGGGGGGGTCATGGTGCGCGCCGGGCAGACCGAAGGGGCGGTGGACCTGGCGCGCCTGGCGGGACTGAAGCCCGCCGGGGTGATCTGCGAAATCATGGATGAGGACGGCAGCATGGCGCGCATGCCGGCCCTGGATAAATTCAGCGAGGCGCACGGCATCGGGATCTGCACCATCGCCGACCTGATCGAATACCGCATGGGGACCGAATCTTTCGTGCGCCGCGCGGCGGAATCGGTCATCCCCACGCTTTACGGCGGGGAATTCAAGATCATCGTCTATGAAAACATCGTGGACAATTTCCAGCACATCGCCCTGGTCAAAGGCACCATCGACCCCGACAGCCCGGTGCTGGTGCGGGTGCACTCGGAGTGTTTCACCGGCGACATCTTAAGCTCCCTGCGCTGCGACTGCGGCGATCAGCTGCACAAGGCCATGGCCATGATGGAAGAGGCTGGCGCCGGCGTGCTGCTCTACGTGCGTCAGGAGGGGCGCGGCATCGGGCTGGTGAACAAGCTCAAGGCGTATGTTCTGCAGAACGAGGGCTTCGACACGGTGGAGGCCAACCAGGAGCTGGGCTTCAAGGCCGACCTGCGCAACTACGGGATCGGCGCCCAGGTCCTGGTGGACCTGGGGGTGCGCAAAATGCGGCTGATCACCAACAACCCCAAAAAGATCGTCGGCCTGGAGGGCTACGGCCTGAGCGTTGTGGAGCAGGTACCGATCGAGATCAGACCCAACACCTACAACCGCTGCTACCTGGAGTGTAAGAAACTCAAAATGGGGCACCTGCTGAACATCGACACCACCTGA